One window from the genome of Hippoglossus hippoglossus isolate fHipHip1 chromosome 10, fHipHip1.pri, whole genome shotgun sequence encodes:
- the drd1a gene encoding D(1) dopamine receptor, which produces MDLKNFTTVIDSGFLDEAPSSRVLTGCFLSLLILTTLLGNILVCAAVTKFRHLRTKVTNFFVISLAVSDLLVAILVMPWKAVTEIAGFWPFGSFCDTWVAFDIMCSTASILNLCVISLDRYWAISSPFRYERKMTPRVAYVMISVAWTLSVLISFIPVQLNWHKAQTKSHRALTGSSGSSGLNATTYHSPENCDSSLNRTYAISTSLISFYIPVAIMVATYTQIYRIAHRQIRRISALERAAESAKNRHDSMGGGSSIAESESSFKMTFKRETKVLKTLSVIMGVFVCCWLPFFILNCMVPFCEQSSGGEAFPCISPTTFDVFVWFGWANSSLNPIIYAFNADFRKAFSILLGCHRLYPGGHNIETVSLNKK; this is translated from the coding sequence ATGGATCTCAAGAACTTTACAACGGTCATCGACAGTGGGTTTTTGGATGAGGCACCATCAAGCCGCGTCCTAACTGGCTGCTTCCTCTCGCTGCTCATCCTCACCACCTTGCTTGGAAACATTCTAGTTTGTGCGGCTGTCACCAAATTTCGACACCTTCGCACAAAAGTGACCAACTTTTTTGTGATCTCCCTGGCTGTGTCAGACCTCTTGGTTGCCATCTTGGTGATGCCGTGGAAGGCGGTGACAGAAATTGCTGGGTTCTGGCCATTTGGCTCCTTTTGTGACACCTGGGTGGCTTTTGACATTATGTGCTCCACAGCGTCCATTTTGAACCTTTGTGTGATAAGCTTAGACCGGTACTGGGCCATCTCTAGCCCCTTTCGCTATGAAAGGAAGATGACACCCAGAGTCGCCTATGTGATGATAAGTGTAGCCTGGACGCTGTCTGTCCTCATTTCCTTCATCCCAGTGCAGCTCAACTGGCACAAGGCCCAAACTAAATCTCACAGAGCTCTCACTGGGTCGTCTGGCTCTTCAGGTTTAAATGCTACAACTTACCACAGCCCGGAGAACTGTGACTCGAGCCTTAACAGGACCTACGCCATCTCAACGTCCTTGATAAGCTTTTACATTCCTGTCGCCATAATGGTGGCAACATACACCCAGATCTACCGAATTGCCCACAGACAAATTAGGAGGATATCTGCCCTGGAGCGAGCAGCTGAAAGTGCCAAAAACAGACATGATAGCATGGGCGGAGGATCCAGCATCGCAGAGTCCGAGAGCTCATTCAAAATGACATTCAAGAGGGAGACCAAGGTGCTGAAGACTTTGTCGGTCATCATgggggtgtttgtgtgctgctggcTTCCGTTCTTCATCCTGAATTGCATGGTGCCCTTCTGCGAGCAGTCGAGTGGAGGGGAGGCTTTCCCCTGCATCAGCCCCACCACGTTTGATGTGTTCGTGTGGTTCGGCTGGGCTAATTCCTCCCTCAACCCCATCATCTACGCCTTCAATGCAGATTTCCGCAAGGCCTTTTCCATCCTGCTGGGCTGCCACAGACTGTATCCAGGAGGCCACAATATAGAGACGGTCAGTCTAAACAAGAAATGA